In the Sinomonas cyclohexanicum genome, GGTGCCGAACGGTGCGAGGGCCAGATCTGCCGTCTGCCGAGTCCCCGACCCCGGCTCCCGCACCACGAGCCCCGCCGCGGCGACAGCGCGCGGCGCGATGTCGCCGTCGTGCGCCCAGGGATGGTCCGGGCGCACGATCACCACGAGCTCGTCCCGCCCCACGTCGAGGTACCGGAACCCGGTCTGGACGGTGGGGCCCTCGACGAAGCCCAGATCGGCCGCGCCGGAGCGGACGCGGTCGAAGACCTCGTCGGAGTTGCCCACGTCGAGGGTCGTCGTCACCCCGGCGAGGCGCTGCTGGGCGGTGGCGAGCCACCCGGGCATGAGGTGCTCGGCCACGGTGAGGGACGCGCACAGGTGCAGGGAGCCGCGGCCGCCCTCGAGGGCTGCGACTGCGCGCGTGAGGCTCTCCGCCGCCTCGACGACCTCGGCGGCGAGGCCGGCCACGACCCGGCCGCGGTCCGTGAGGCTCGTGCCGCGCGGGGTCCGGCGCGCGAGCGGAAAGCCCGCCGAACGCTCCATCTGCTCGAGGAGCCGCGATGCGTTCGGCTGCGCCATGTCCGTGGCCCTCGCCGCGGCCCCGATGCTGCCCTCGGCGGCGAGGGCCGCGAGGAAGCGGTAGTGCCGGAGGTCCCAGTCGCGCACAGCCATATCGTCAGCATATGGGATGCATGCCGGATCGGCGGCTACTGGCCGTGCACGGTCGCCGGGAGGATGGAACCATGCCAGCCACAGGATCCAGCACAGCGACCCAGAGCCAGATCCCCCGCACACCGGTGCCCGGGACGGTTCTGCGGATCGTCCCGGGGCTCGCGGTCGCGCTCGCCGGGGCGCTGGCCGCCGTCGGCACGGCCGCGCTGATCCCGGGCCTGAGCCCGCTCCTGGTCGCGATCGTGCTCGGCATCGCCGCGCGCAACATGGGCCTCCTGCCGGAACGGCTCGCGCCCGGACTCGCGTTCGCCGGGCGGGTGCCGCTGCGCCTCGGGATCGTGGTGCTCGGCCTCCAGCTGTCCCTCAAGGACCTCGCGTCCCTGGGCTGGGGCGTCCCGGCGCTCGCGGTGTGCGTCGTGGTCGTCGGCATCCTCGCCACGGTGCTGCTTGGGCGGCTGCTCCGCGTGCCGCGCCGGCAGGCCCTGCTCGTGGCCTGCGGCTTCTCGATCTGCGGGGCGGCCGCAGTGGCCGGCGTCGAATCCGTCGTGGACGCCGACGAGGAGGAGACCGTGACCGCCGTCGCCCTCGTGGTCCTGTTCGGCACGCTCATGATCCCGATCGTCCCGGTCCTTGCGGGACTGATCGGCCTCGATTCCCGGGTCGGCGCGGTGTGGGCCGGGGCAAGTGTGCACGAGGTCGCCCAGGTTGTCGCGGTGGGCGGCCTGCTCGGCGGCGGCGCGCTCGGGGTCGCCGTGACCGTCAAGCTGGCCCGGGTCCTCATGCTTGCACCCGTCGCCGCGGTCCTGTCCTGGCGGCAGCGGCGCAGCGGGCCCGCAGGCGGCAGGCGCCCGCCGCTTGTGCCGCTGTTCGTGCTCGGGTTCGTCGCGCTCGTCGCAGTGCGCAGCCTCATGCCCCTTCCCGCGGGGGCCCTCGGCGCGGCCTCAGGCGTGCAGGCCTTCCTGCTCACGACGGCGATGTTCGGCCTAGGTGCCGGCGTCCGGATCCGATCCCTCGTGGCTCGCGGCGGACGCACCCTCGCGCTCGCCGCCTGTTCCACGCTCGTGGTGGGCACTGTGGGCCTCGTCGGGGCCCTGGCGATCGCCTGACACCTCGCGATCGCCTGACGCTCAGCTGGGCCACAGCTGGGAGCTCTCTGGCGCATAGGCCCCGTCCTTACGCTGGGGCACATGATCAGGGTCAGCCGCCGCCATTTCATCCAGGGTGCCGGACTCGCCGTCGTCGGCGCGGTAGCCGGCGCGGGCGTCGCCCGCTCGAGCATCTTCCCCCTGCCGCAAAGCGCCGCCGCAGCGACGCCCGCTCCCTCCGCCTCGCCGTCCGCGTCCCCCGCCGCGGCCACCGGACTCCCGGACCGGACCTTCATGAGCACCAAGCTCACCGCGCCTCACGTGAGCATCTGGAACGACTCCGCGACGGCTCCGGGGCTGCTCTTCACGGGGCCCATGGGCCATGGGACCAACGGGCTCATCATGGACAACGCCGGCACGCCCGTGTGGATGGAACCCACCGGCGCCGGGGTCACCGACCTGCGCGTCCAGAGCTACAGAGGCCAGCCCGTCCTGACGTACTGGAGCGGGAAGGGGATCGGCGGCCACGGCGAGGGCGTGGGCATCATCAAGGACTCCACATACACGACCATCGCCCAGGTCTCCACCGGCGGCGGCCTCAAGGCAGACCTGCACGAGTTCACGCTCACCCAGGCTGGAACCGCGCTCATGACCTCGTACCCGACGGTGCAGGCCGACCTCACGTCCGTGGGCGGGCCTGCCACTGGATACTTCTTCGACTGCCGGGTGCAGGAGGTGGACGTCGCCACGGGCGGGGTCCTCTTCGACTGGACCGCGTCCGAGCACATCGACTTCGCCGAGTCGTTCATCAGGCCCTCGGACGATCCGGCCGCCAACGGCACGTCGGCGGCCAAGGCCTACGACCCGTTCCACGTCAATTCGGTGGACCGCCGGGCCGACGGGTATCTCGTCTCGTCGCGCCACACCCACACGGCATACCTCGTCACCCCGGCCGGCGAGATCATCTGGCGCCTCGGCGGGAAGCGGAGCGACTTCGCCATCCCCGCCGAGGCGGCCTTCGCATGGCAGCACGACGTGCGGCAGCGGCCCAACGGCGTCGTGAGCATGTTCGACAACCACTTCAAGGACGGGACGACCGGCACCTCGCGAGGACTCATCCTCGCCGTGGACGAGAAGGCACGGACCGTCACGCTCAAGCTCGCCCTCGCCCACGGCGGCCACCGTGGCAACGCCATGGGCAACGTGCAGTTCCTCGACAACGGGCACTACATGGTCGGATGGGGATCCGATCCGGCCGCGACGGAGTTCGCGGCGGACGGCACCGCCATCGCGGAGGCCACCGGGATCGGAGGCGGCTGCTACCGGGCCTACCGCCACGAATGGACGGCCACGCCCACGACTCCGCCCGAGGTCGCCGTGGTGCACGGCAACGGGTCCACGATGCAGGCCTACGCGAGCTGGAACGGGGCCACCGAGGTGTCTAGCTGGCGGTTCCTCACCGGCCCGGACCCCGCGTCGCTCTCGGAGGCCGCGGTCATCAGGAAGCGCGGATTCGAGACGAACGCGGCCGTGGCCGCGGCGCCGCACCTCGCCGTCCAGGCGCTCGACACGAAGGGCGACGTGCTGGCCACGTCGGTGGTCATCGCGGCGTAGGCTGGGGCCCTGAAGCTCACCTCCGGAGGCCCCATGACCGCCGCCCGCCACGACCACGGGTTGGGTGTGGCCTGCGTGCTCGGCGCCTCGATCCTGTGGGGCACCACCGGGACCGCCTCCGCGCTCGCGCCCACGGTGCCGCCCCTCGCGGTCGGTTCCGCGTCCATGGGCTTTGGTGGGCTCCTGCTCGCCGCGACGTCCGCGCCCCGGATCGTGCGGAGCCGCTCGCAGGTGGCACGATCGTGGCGCCTCGTCGCGATCGGGGCCCTCGCGGTTCTCGTGTACGCCCTCGCGTTCTACACGTCGATGCGGCTCGCCGGCGTGGCGGTGGGGACGGCCGTCTCGATCGGTGGAGCGCCCGTGGCCGCGGCGCTGCTCGAGCGTATCCTCGACGGCCGCAGGCTCTCGGGCCGCTGGGCCGCGGGCGCCGCACTGGGCATCGCGGGAGCGGTGGTCCTGTGCCTGGCCCGCGGCGGCGTCCCCTCAGATGCAGCAGCCGGCGCTGCCGCGTCCGGCGAGGCGGCCCAGACGGTGGCCGGCGTTGCCCTCGGAGCGGTCGCCGCGGCGTCGTACGCGCTGTACTCCTTCACGAGCCACCGCCTCATCCGCGCCGGGCTGTCCTCACGCGCCGCGGTCGGCGCGACGTTCGGCGTGGCCGCCCTCGGCCTGCTCGTGGTCCTCGCCGCAACGGGCGGGGCGTTGCTCGAGTCCTGGCGGAACGTCGCGGTCGGCGCCTACCTCGCCGGGATCCCGATGTTCCTCGGCTACATCCTGTTCGGGTGGGGCCTCAGCCGCGTCTCCGCGAGCACCGCGACGACCGTCTCGCTCGCGGAGCCCGTAGTCGCCGCTGCGCTCGCCGTTGCCGTGGTGGGGGAGAGGCTGCCCATACTCGGATGGTTCGGGATGGTGCTCATCGTCGGGTGTCTGGCCGTCCTGACGCTGCCGCTGCCAGACTGGTCGCGACGGCGCCGCCGCGGGTTCGGGCCCGCCGAGGCGGAAGCGGAGGGGTAGCGGTGGATCCTGTCGAGGCGCTGCGTGAGATCGCGTTCTGGCTCGAGCGGGAGCAGGCAGAGGGGTACCGCGTGCGTGCGTTCCGCACCGCCGCCGGCATCGTCGCGGGGATGGAGCCCGAAGACGTCGCGGAGCGTGCCCGCGACGGGCGGCTGCGGCGGGTCAAGGGCATCGGCGACAGGACCTTCGCGGTGGTCCGCGAGGCGGTCGACGGCGGTGTTCCCGCCTATCTGGCCGAGCTGCGGCAACGCTCCGGCGAGCCCCTGGCCGGGAGTGAAGGCGGCGCGGGACTGCACGCGCTCCTCCTCGGGGACCTCCACTCGCACACGGACGCCTCGGATGGCACGGCGCCGCTGGAGGAGATGGCGCAGGCCGCGCGCTGGCTGGGCCGGTCCTACCAGGCAGTGACTGACCACTCGCCGAGCCTCACGATCGCCCACGGGCTCGACGCCGAACGGCTCGCACGGCAGCTCGACGATGTCGCGGAGGCCAATGAGTCTTCCGAGGACGGGTTCCGGCTGCTGGCCGGAATCGAGGTGGACATCCTCGAGGACGGCGCCCTCGACCAGACCCCGGCGATGCTCGGGCGGCTCGATGTGGTCGTGGCGAGCGTCCACTCGAAGCTCCGCTCCGAGTCCGGGCCCATGACACGGCGGATGCTCGCTGCCATCGAGGACCCGCACACGGACGTGCTCGGGCACTGCACCGGCCGGCTCGTCCAGGGCTCGCGCGGGACGCGCCCCGAGTCGCAGTTCGATGCAGGCCGTGTCTTCGCGGCGTGCGCCGCGAACGGCGTGGCAGTGGAGGTCAACTCGCGGCCCGAGCGGCAGGACCCGCCGGACCGCCTCATCCAGGCCGCGCTCGACGCCGGCTGCCTGTTCAGCATCGACACCGACGCCCACGCCCCCGGGCAGCTGGACTTCCTGCACTACGGCGCCGCGAGGGCGGCGGCGAACGGGGTCCCCGCCGAGCGGATCGTCACGACGTGGCCCGTGGAGCAGCTGCTCGCATGGACTGCGCGGCGGCGCTAGACCGGTACGTCATACTTTCTGTGGAGTCGGTCACAGAAAGGTTACGAACCGTACCGGTCTAGATATCATGATCAGGCAGGCTCAACGAGGAGTCGGCCGGGGCCACGCTCCTGACAGAAGAGAAAGCTTGAGACGCATGACCTTTGACTCGCATTCCGTGACCCTCAAGATCTGGGATCCCTCGACCGTGGACCACACGCTCGAAGAGGCGATTTCCCATGTTTCCACGACCGCCGGTGCCCACCGCGACCACGTCAAGGTCACGCGCAGTGGCCCGGACGTCTTCACCGTGCACGTCGGCGACCTCGTCTGACGCTCCCGCGGCTTCGCGAGGGCGCCGTTCCAGCTGGGCTGGGACGGCGCCCTCGCTGTCTGACCGGGTGAGGCCGAATGGCACTTCCGCCGGGCCCTCAGGACGGCCACCGTTGAGCCATGGCCGAGTCCGGGGGCGGTTCTGACGCACGACGGCGCCGGGTCCGCTCGCGCCTGATTCTCGCCGCCGTCACGCTCCTCGTCGTCGTGGGGGCGGCGGTGGGCACGTTCGTGCTCATGACCCCGCGCGGGGCGCCGGGCGAGGGAACCGCTCCCGGCCCCTCGGCGTCGGCCGGCCCGTCTGCGAGCGCGTCCGCGTCGCTCCCGGCGGTGGAGTCCGGCCCGCTGAACATCCTCGTGATGGGCAGCGACATCCGCGGGAACGCCCGCGAGGCGATCGCGGGCCAGCAGGCCAACGGCGGGGTCGCGGACCAGCGGGCGGACATGATCATGCTCATCCACGTCCAGGCCGACCACCGCAGGATCTTCGGCATCTCGATCATGCGGGACCTGTGGGTGGACATCCCCGGCCACGGTCCGTCGAAGATCAACGCTGGCCTCGCCCTCGCCGGCCCGCAGCTCGTGGCCGAGACGGTCAGCTCCCTGCTATCGGTCCGGATCGACCACTGGGCCCTTCTCGACTTCGACGGCTTCAAGGCCGTCACGGATGCGCTCGGGGGTGTGGACGTGAACGTCCCGGTCGCGTTCACCGCCACGTTCGACACGCACCACACGTTCTCCCAAGGCGTCAACCACCTCGATGGCCAAGCGGCGCTCGAGTTCGTCCGCGAGCGGTACGCCTTCCCCGATGGCGACTACCAGCGGGTGCGGGATCAGCAGGCCTTCGTTCGCAGTCTCGTCGCGCAGCTGCTTGCCACCGGTCGCGTGCGGGGCCCCGCCGAGGCGATGGGCGTCGTCGGCCTCGCCATGCCGTACGTGATCACGGACCCGGGCCTCGACGCGACGGGCCTCGCGGCCCTCGGATATGCGCTGCGCGAGGTCGATGCGTCGTCGAGCGCCTTCTTCACGCTGCCGACATCGGGCACCGGCACCTCGGCGGACGGCCAGTCGATCGTCGTACCGGACTACACGGGCATCGCCGACGTCGCGAGGGCCCTTGGGTCCGACGCGCTGGGGGAGTACGCCGCGGCCCACGGGCTCTCGTAGCCTCCGGCGCCCGCCCGCCTAGACTGGCGCCATGCATGCAGCCGACAGCCATGACCTGATCCGTGTCCGGGGCGCACGCGAGAACAACCTCAAGGACGTCAGCCTCGACCTGCCCAAGCGGCGGCTGACGGTCTTCACCGGCGTCTCGGGCTCGGGGAAGAGCTCACTTGTCTTCGCCACGATTGCCGCCGAGTCGCAGCGCATGATCAACGAGACCTACTCGTCCTTCGTGCAGACCTTCATGCCCACGATGGCCCGGCCCGACGTCGACCTCCTCGAGGGGCTCACCACGGCGATCATCGTGGACCAGGAGCGCATGGGCGCGAACATCCGCTCGACCGTCGGCACCGTCACGGATGCCAACGCCATGCTCCGCATGCTGTTCAGCCGGCTCGGCCAGCCGCATATCGGCTCTCCGCAGGCGTTCTCCTTCAACGTCCCGTCCGTGTCGGGTGCCGGGGCGATCAAGACTGCCACCGGGAAGTCCGAGAAGCGCACCTTCAGCATCACGGGCGGAATGTGCCCTCGCTGCGAGGGCACCGGCCAGGTGAGTGACTTCGACCTCACCGCGCTCTACGACGGCAGCAAGTCCCTGGCCGGCGGCGCGATCAGCGTCCCCGGCTACAGCATGGACGGCTGGTACGGGCGCATCTTCGCCGGGTCCGGCTACTTCGACATGGCCAAGCCCGTCGGCACGTTCACCACCAAGGAACTGCACGACCTGCTCTACCGGGAACCGACCAAGATCAAGGTCGAGGGGATCAACCTCACCTACGAGGGCCTCATCCCCAAGATCCAGAAGTCCATGCTCTCCAAGGACAAGGAGGCGATGCAGCCGCACATCCGCGCGTTCGTGGAGCGGGCCATCACGTTCCAGGCATGCCCCGAGTGCGGCGGCACGCGCCTCGCGGCGCCTGCGCGGTCCTCGAAGATCAGGGGCGTGAGCATCGCCGATCTCTGCGCGATGCAGATCAGCGACCTCGCCCATTGGGTCCGCGACCTCGACGAGCCCTCCGCGGCGCCGCTCCTGAAGAGCCTCCAGGACCTCCTCGACTCGTTCGTGGACATCGGCCTCGGGTACCTCTCCCTCGACCGCTCGTCCGGGACCCTCTCCGGGGGCGAGGCGCAGCGGACCAAGATGATCCGGCACCTCGGGTCCTCGCTGACCGATGTCACCTACGTGTTCGACGAGCCCACGATCGGCCTGCATCCCCACGACATCGCCCGCATGAACGAACTCCTCCTCCAGCTGCGCGACAAGGGCAACACCGTGCTCGTCGTCGAGCACAAGCCCGAGGCGATCTCCATCGCCGACCATGTGGTGGATCTCGGTCCAGGGGCCGGCACCGCGGGCGGCGAGATCTGCTTCGAGGGCACGGTCGAGGAACTCCGGGGGAGCGCCACGCTCACGGGGAAGCACCTCGACGACCGGGCGCGGCTCAAGGAGGAGGTCCGCCACGCGAAGGACGTGCTGGAGGTGCGCGGCGCCTCCACGCACAACCTCAAGGGCGTGGACGTCGACCTCCCGCTCGGGGTGCTCACGGTGGTCACCGGCGTCGCGGGCTCCGGGAAGAGCTCGCTCATCCACGGCTCGGTCGCGGGCCGGGAGGGCGTCGTCGTGATCGACCAGGGCGCGATCAAAGGGTCGCGCCGCTCCAACCCGGCCACGTACACGGGCCTGCTCGAGCCGATCCGCAAGGCGTACGCGAAGGCGAACGGCGTCAAGCCGGCGCTGTTCAGCGCCAACTCCGAGGGTGCGTGCCCGGTCTGCAACGGCGCCGGCGTGATCTACACCGATCTGGGCTTCATGGACACCGTCTCCACGCCATGCGAGGAATGCGGAGGCAAGCGCTTCCAGGCCGCGGTCCTCGAGTACAGGCTCAACGGGCGCGACATCGCCGAGGTCCTCGCGATGCCGGTCAGGGAGGCGGAGTCGTTCTTCTCCGACGGCGAGTCCAAGATCCCGGCGGCGCACCGGATCCTCGAGCGGATGGCCGACGTCGGCCTCGGGTACCTCGCGCTCGGCCAGCCCCTCACCACCCTGTCCGGCGGCGAACGGCAGCGGCTCAAGCTCGCCACGCAGATGGGGGAGAAGGGCGGCATCTACGTCCTCGACGAGCCGACCACGGGTCTGCACCTGGCCGACGTCGAGCAACTCCTCGGGCTCTTGGACCGGCTCGTGGACTCGGGCAAGTCCGTGATCGTGATCGAGCACCACCAGGCCGTCATGGCGCACGCCGACTGGATCGTCGATCTTGGTCCCGGTGCGGGGCACGACGGCGGCCTCGTGGTCTTCGAGGGAACGCCCGCCGATCTCGTGGCGAACCGCTCGACGCTCACGGGGGAGCACCTCGCGAGGTACGTCGGGGCCGTGTGACGCACGGGCCTTACTGGGCCGTCACGGCACGCTGCACGAACGCCAGCGCTGCCATCGCGAGGAACAGCGGGGCCGCCACGATCATCCAGCCGACGCCGGCGTTCGCCGCGATGCCGAGCATTCCGCCGGTGCCAGCGAAGAACAGGACCACGTAGCTCACCACCATCCACGGCGTATGGCGGAGTCGATCTTCAGGATGTAGTCGAGCACTGCCTCAACCACGAGCCAGGCCAGCATGAGTCCGATCTGGAGGTAGTTACAGCATGCCCCCAGTGTCCTTTGCATCCGGTCGGTGCGGCTAGGGACCTGGGGCCGGACCCGTCGTGGAACCCCGTGGGAAGCTTGCGTATATGGACACGGGCCGCCATGCGTTCGGCAACCCATCGCCCGGGGTGATGGTGCTCCTCGAGGGAGTGAGCGACGTCGCGGCCGTGAGGGTGCTCGCCTCGGCGCGAGGCGTCGACCTCGAGCGCGTGGGGTTCGTGAATCTCGGGGGAGTGACAAACGTCCGCAGCGTTCTTGTGGACATCCGGCACCGGGTACCTGACGCCGACGTCCTCGGGCTGTGCGACGCAGGCGAGGCCAGATACGTCGTGAGGGCCCTGGATGCCGTGGGCTGTCCAGTGCGGGATGCGAGCGACCTGCCCTCGTATGGGTTCTTCATCTGCCAATCGGACCTCGAGGACGAACTCATCCGGGCGGTCGGGACGGCACGCGCTCTCGACGTGGTCGAGCGGCTCGGCCTGAGGGGCAAACTGGCGGCCCTCCAGCAACAGCCGGCCTGGCAGGGACGCCCACTGTCCGATCAGCTGCATCGGTTCTGCGGTGTCGCGTCTGGCCGCAAGGAACTGCTCGCTGGGGAGCTGGCCGGTGCGCTGAGGCCCGGCGAGGAGCCCGAACCGCTGCGGCTGCTCATCGAGCGGATGGCGCTGCTGTGACAGGCCTACTCAACTGGCAGAGGCGGGTATTCATGAGACGGGAGTAGGCCGTTCCAGATTGCCCCAATGGGGACCCGCTCGCGTGCGGTTTGCGCCGGTTGCCGACCCATCATCGATTCGTGAAGAGTTGGCGCCATGCGATCACATGTTCTCCTTATCGGTGGCCCGTCGGGTGTGGGGAAGACGACGGCGGCGTTGGCTCTGCACAAGCTCATGAAGTCATCAGGCGTCCGGCACGCCGTCATCGAGGGGGACTGTCTCGATCTTGCGCATCCGGCCCCGCATTTCGCGCATGCAGTGGCGAGGCTCGCCGAGCGGAATCTCGGTGCCCTCTGGGCTAACTACCGGGAACTGGGCTACCGCCGGTTGACATTCACGAACACGGCGTCGGTCCTAACTGGCGCCGCCGGAGCCCAAAAACACGCGCTTCGCTGAACTCACTCCCAGAGAAGCGCGTGCGGCTCGTCCCCCATCAACATGTCTCACTGCCAGTTAGAGCTGCTGCCAGCTCCTCGGCCCCGAACGACGCGGCGCTCGGAATCAGGGCTAGAAACAGCCCGGTCTCGAGAGCAGGCGAAGCCTAGTTGGCAGGCGTAGACCTCTCCTCGGGGTCGGAAGCCCACCCGACAAGCTTCGCGAGGCGAACGGCTATGTCAGCAGGCCAGAGGCTGTCCGTGTCAATGCGGCGCACTACTTCGGAGGCTTCCACCGCGAGCCGCGCCGCTGTCTCCGCACTACGGTCAAAGGTCATGCTGGGAGACTTCTCCGTGCCCTCGTACCGCCAATCGCGTTGATACCACCTTCTGTCCCGCGCGAAGCAGAACTGCGGTCACTTCAGGATCGTCGCCCATCGCGGCCGCCAGCGCATCGGCAAAGTACCCAGTGCTTCCGTCAGTCGCGCTGCGTGGTAACTGCGGTGGCTCCCATCGTCGGCTTCGCTTGTTGAGCTGGTGGAGACTGAGGAGACCACGCAGCCATTGCAGCTGATGTCGTCACGAGTGCGACTGCTGTGATCACAAGCAGGGCGAAGCCCCGAACTGCCATCTTGTTGGCACGAAACTTTCGCTTCGCGATGATGGACAAGTCGACCACTTGCCGCCAAGCATCCTCGCCAGCTTGGGTGTGTTCGCTGTGCCGTCTGATCTCATCTGCCGAGGCTTCAGCCAATGTGGGCCACGCG is a window encoding:
- a CDS encoding LysR family transcriptional regulator; its protein translation is MAVRDWDLRHYRFLAALAAEGSIGAAARATDMAQPNASRLLEQMERSAGFPLARRTPRGTSLTDRGRVVAGLAAEVVEAAESLTRAVAALEGGRGSLHLCASLTVAEHLMPGWLATAQQRLAGVTTTLDVGNSDEVFDRVRSGAADLGFVEGPTVQTGFRYLDVGRDELVVIVRPDHPWAHDGDIAPRAVAAAGLVVREPGSGTRQTADLALAPFGTGPRFEVGSNAALAASVAAGLGPGVVSRLAVQGALRGGRLVEVPTPEMQLARVLRAVWHAGTPLEGPAREFLEIVAAVR
- a CDS encoding PHP domain-containing protein produces the protein MDPVEALREIAFWLEREQAEGYRVRAFRTAAGIVAGMEPEDVAERARDGRLRRVKGIGDRTFAVVREAVDGGVPAYLAELRQRSGEPLAGSEGGAGLHALLLGDLHSHTDASDGTAPLEEMAQAARWLGRSYQAVTDHSPSLTIAHGLDAERLARQLDDVAEANESSEDGFRLLAGIEVDILEDGALDQTPAMLGRLDVVVASVHSKLRSESGPMTRRMLAAIEDPHTDVLGHCTGRLVQGSRGTRPESQFDAGRVFAACAANGVAVEVNSRPERQDPPDRLIQAALDAGCLFSIDTDAHAPGQLDFLHYGAARAAANGVPAERIVTTWPVEQLLAWTARRR
- a CDS encoding arylsulfotransferase family protein, which produces MIRVSRRHFIQGAGLAVVGAVAGAGVARSSIFPLPQSAAAATPAPSASPSASPAAATGLPDRTFMSTKLTAPHVSIWNDSATAPGLLFTGPMGHGTNGLIMDNAGTPVWMEPTGAGVTDLRVQSYRGQPVLTYWSGKGIGGHGEGVGIIKDSTYTTIAQVSTGGGLKADLHEFTLTQAGTALMTSYPTVQADLTSVGGPATGYFFDCRVQEVDVATGGVLFDWTASEHIDFAESFIRPSDDPAANGTSAAKAYDPFHVNSVDRRADGYLVSSRHTHTAYLVTPAGEIIWRLGGKRSDFAIPAEAAFAWQHDVRQRPNGVVSMFDNHFKDGTTGTSRGLILAVDEKARTVTLKLALAHGGHRGNAMGNVQFLDNGHYMVGWGSDPAATEFAADGTAIAEATGIGGGCYRAYRHEWTATPTTPPEVAVVHGNGSTMQAYASWNGATEVSSWRFLTGPDPASLSEAAVIRKRGFETNAAVAAAPHLAVQALDTKGDVLATSVVIAA
- a CDS encoding Pycsar system effector family protein — protein: MDQVANWVRFADTKATVLTAGLGVVTTMVMTNAKTILDVLKSGGLTALVTTILLSSLAAIAFLWTLFWLVRALEPKSTATHHGINRFAWPTLAEASADEIRRHSEHTQAGEDAWRQVVDLSIIAKRKFRANKMAVRGFALLVITAVALVTTSAAMAAWSPQSPPAQQAKPTMGATAVTTQRD
- a CDS encoding ATP-binding cassette domain-containing protein, which codes for MHAADSHDLIRVRGARENNLKDVSLDLPKRRLTVFTGVSGSGKSSLVFATIAAESQRMINETYSSFVQTFMPTMARPDVDLLEGLTTAIIVDQERMGANIRSTVGTVTDANAMLRMLFSRLGQPHIGSPQAFSFNVPSVSGAGAIKTATGKSEKRTFSITGGMCPRCEGTGQVSDFDLTALYDGSKSLAGGAISVPGYSMDGWYGRIFAGSGYFDMAKPVGTFTTKELHDLLYREPTKIKVEGINLTYEGLIPKIQKSMLSKDKEAMQPHIRAFVERAITFQACPECGGTRLAAPARSSKIRGVSIADLCAMQISDLAHWVRDLDEPSAAPLLKSLQDLLDSFVDIGLGYLSLDRSSGTLSGGEAQRTKMIRHLGSSLTDVTYVFDEPTIGLHPHDIARMNELLLQLRDKGNTVLVVEHKPEAISIADHVVDLGPGAGTAGGEICFEGTVEELRGSATLTGKHLDDRARLKEEVRHAKDVLEVRGASTHNLKGVDVDLPLGVLTVVTGVAGSGKSSLIHGSVAGREGVVVIDQGAIKGSRRSNPATYTGLLEPIRKAYAKANGVKPALFSANSEGACPVCNGAGVIYTDLGFMDTVSTPCEECGGKRFQAAVLEYRLNGRDIAEVLAMPVREAESFFSDGESKIPAAHRILERMADVGLGYLALGQPLTTLSGGERQRLKLATQMGEKGGIYVLDEPTTGLHLADVEQLLGLLDRLVDSGKSVIVIEHHQAVMAHADWIVDLGPGAGHDGGLVVFEGTPADLVANRSTLTGEHLARYVGAV
- a CDS encoding DMT family transporter: MTAARHDHGLGVACVLGASILWGTTGTASALAPTVPPLAVGSASMGFGGLLLAATSAPRIVRSRSQVARSWRLVAIGALAVLVYALAFYTSMRLAGVAVGTAVSIGGAPVAAALLERILDGRRLSGRWAAGAALGIAGAVVLCLARGGVPSDAAAGAAASGEAAQTVAGVALGAVAAASYALYSFTSHRLIRAGLSSRAAVGATFGVAALGLLVVLAATGGALLESWRNVAVGAYLAGIPMFLGYILFGWGLSRVSASTATTVSLAEPVVAAALAVAVVGERLPILGWFGMVLIVGCLAVLTLPLPDWSRRRRRGFGPAEAEAEG
- a CDS encoding YeiH family protein; translated protein: MPATGSSTATQSQIPRTPVPGTVLRIVPGLAVALAGALAAVGTAALIPGLSPLLVAIVLGIAARNMGLLPERLAPGLAFAGRVPLRLGIVVLGLQLSLKDLASLGWGVPALAVCVVVVGILATVLLGRLLRVPRRQALLVACGFSICGAAAVAGVESVVDADEEETVTAVALVVLFGTLMIPIVPVLAGLIGLDSRVGAVWAGASVHEVAQVVAVGGLLGGGALGVAVTVKLARVLMLAPVAAVLSWRQRRSGPAGGRRPPLVPLFVLGFVALVAVRSLMPLPAGALGAASGVQAFLLTTAMFGLGAGVRIRSLVARGGRTLALAACSTLVVGTVGLVGALAIA
- a CDS encoding LCP family protein, encoding MAESGGGSDARRRRVRSRLILAAVTLLVVVGAAVGTFVLMTPRGAPGEGTAPGPSASAGPSASASASLPAVESGPLNILVMGSDIRGNAREAIAGQQANGGVADQRADMIMLIHVQADHRRIFGISIMRDLWVDIPGHGPSKINAGLALAGPQLVAETVSSLLSVRIDHWALLDFDGFKAVTDALGGVDVNVPVAFTATFDTHHTFSQGVNHLDGQAALEFVRERYAFPDGDYQRVRDQQAFVRSLVAQLLATGRVRGPAEAMGVVGLAMPYVITDPGLDATGLAALGYALREVDASSSAFFTLPTSGTGTSADGQSIVVPDYTGIADVARALGSDALGEYAAAHGLS